Sequence from the Cucumis sativus cultivar 9930 chromosome 1, Cucumber_9930_V3, whole genome shotgun sequence genome:
AATTGGTTAGCTGAAGAAAACTTGGGTgtagaagaaagaaaccaaGTCAAATTACAATTCAACTGATTGAAACACAAAGAAGAGAGGCACGACCCAAAGTTGTGAAAACCATGAGAAAAAGTCCCAAAGTGTTCCAAATGAAACGACTGAAATAGGGTAACACCTCCGAATAAGTTGCAATTGAAACGATGAAAACATGAACAAAATGGCACGACCTGAACTTGCAATTAAAGCCACATGAAAGATCTCAATAAGCTGTGGATGAAACAATTAAATCAAGAAGCACAAACTTGGAAAgaaaacacttaaaaaaaagagaggcaCACAATCTTGAGATGGATAAACGTAAAAAGAATCCCACGTAGCAAACCTTTACGAAGCAAAATCATATGGGATTTAATTGGTCAAACCCAACCCGATTTATATGGATCTTAAAATGTGTAGTTGCCCCTATTCATCTTACAGAAAATGACACCTCATAACTCCATTTTTAACAACACACTAACACCGGGGACAAAACTGAACAGTTTTCTAAAGTATGAACCTTAATGAACAGAGGCCAAaatgtgttttctttaaaCCCCAAACCAAAGTAGTattaaacaacttataaatatcaattagATAACTGTTTTAAgtagaaatacaaaaaaaaattaatttcaaatgataaaataaataattacttgttattaaaaatttcatttactttttgaGGAAAGTCTTAAAGCTAGAAAGTAACTGATTTTAGAAACGTTGTGAAAGCAACACTTAATTTAGAAGTGATCTTAGTGAATTTAACCATAATATGTTttacaaaacacaaaatacGAGTCAGATGCtcttaacaaaaatgaaggtAGACTCTTATAGGTTAGATTACTGGAACGATACAACAACAATGGCTTTTGTTAAGAGAGGTAGTTTTCTGTAGATACTGTACGGatctaaaagaataaaaacattaaGATATATGGAGAAGCCGTCGAACTGAAAAGCCACGTTTAGGAGCCTCAGGTTTAGCCAGAGTTCTATTTCTATGGAAATGCTTGTGGAAAGCATTCACTGCACCGCCTACTCCATCCTCAGATTCTATGGCCTTTGACACTTCCAAAGTCCTCTCTTTTACCTGCAAGCTCACCAACGCCGAGAAAATATGTCATTAAGAATACAGCAAAGTATGCAATGAAAGAAATACATAGTTCATCAACAAAGCATAACTCGGTGGTTAAGACATTTTTACTTCCTCTAAGAACTCATTGGTTCGAATGCATGTGATGTGTACCAGGAGTGTAGATAAACAGTCTAACAGAATCAATGACAAAATTGAgaagaattaaatttgttagcTGAAACTTCATACCATTGTTTCTTTCAAAGCAATATGCACATTTTCACATATgataaatgaaaagttttctttttgattaAAATACCATATGGGATTAAGAGTTTAGGGTGAAATTTTATCCTCTATATTTTCCATAGATCTTAAGATTGGACCTcacttttgttaaattttgttcaacTAGGCAAAATAATATAGTTACACAATGTATCAATTTCCTAGAGTAAAAGCTCACAAggactaaattatttttagcaAATACTATACAAAAACCAACAGTTGGGACAAAGTTACATTTATTGGAAATACATCAACCGTAtagattaaatttgaatatttgtaaACATGAGGACCAAAATGAAACAATTCTTAAGAGTAGcaccaaaataaatagtttttctttcacttttgtaacttctaataaaaaaattgttcatgATGCACATAACATCGGACAATTTTATGCAAAACTGGTGGCAATGGCAATATAGAGTTTTAGAAAAGTCACCAAAAGTTTGCATAAATACTGGAGATACCTTGGGATCAAGCATAAAGTTTATGGCATCAATCAACTTTTCAAGTGAAAATTCAGCAATTGGGATAGGCGGGGGACCAAGCCCTCGTGCATGCACACGCTCGCCCCAAAATTGCTGATCACCGAAGATTGGCACGATTGTTGTTGGACactgaagaaacaaaaagatggCTAAAATCAATTGTTATAAGTaatttgcaaaacaaacaGCAGATAAATAAAGATTTACAGCTGCTTTGAGTCCAGCTGCAGTTGTTCCTGCACCCCCGTGGTGTACCTGAACGATACACTGTATATTTAGATTGTTCTATAAACATAACatagagaaagagatgggGATCAAAGACAAGAAAGTAACTAGAATTTATATTATCACGCATGGACTGCTCTAAAGTTACACATTTTACAACTCAAACACTTATCGTATGGtttcaaaatatcatataattaacaatTCATATATCCATTGAAACATAAACATGTTATGCTTGAAGGGCAGTGCGTCCCACAATGATGCTATGCAGTTcatggaaaagaaaagctttTCAGAGGTGAAGTTTGAAATATAGGTTCCATTTAGTACCTAGGTATTGAAATCCAGCATTTAGTTTCAAGggtaaaaatgtaatattttgaaacttttggaCCAAATGGAAACAATACACTCCAAACTCGAGCATAAGGTTCAACATCTTACAACTTAGGGATCAAATAGAACTGCAAACTATACTCAAAACTTAAGAACCAAAGAGAGGTACTTTGCCTTAATATAGTTTCACTTTTCATAGTCCTCTACCCTGCacatttgttaattattacCATCATACGTATAGTCAGTATACTTTCCAGGtcttaaaagtttatatatattgttcaaCATTCTAACGTATGAAAATAGAATGAAAGGTGGGGACCAGGGGAAGAGGATCAAAGCCACACTGTGATGAACAAAAAGCTTTGCGCCACAACTTTGcaagaaattaaatacaaCACTAATAATACTTTACCACAGCCATGCATCTCGGAAATAGCCAATCATGGGGACAATTATCCAGCACGTACACAAAGTCTTTTGGCTCTGCCACTAGATATAGAGATCCATATTTCTTCATGAGTCAAGCATTcggatatatttatttttgtatttcatatatgaaccagaaaaaggaggaaaaaatGGATAGAAAAATTAGACTAACAGCTTCCAAGACCACCCCAgcctttatttattattcctCTCCTTCCTGTAATTTCCAGAGCTTCAACTATAATCTGCGTCATTTCTTGTGGTTGTTCAACAGGCTGCATCAAACacgaaatgaaaaaaaatatatcagtcttttttgttttatagcATGACTGAAGCTTAACAGTTTGATAGCCTATGAGgcaatgaagaaaagaaatcctGGCTGGAGGATTTAACGTTCAGAGCTTTATTCAGGATTGTTCTTCAATGTCAGTTCACTCATACGACTTGGATCTTTAGTTGGGTCAagcaattttcttatttttatcaacTACTTCCTTcattacatttaaaagattccaattaaaataattatttatataattcgAACTATTTGCAAATTGGAAGACTAAATCATGTTTAATGCAAGACAAGTACTGAAATACTAGAAAAGCAAAGGGCAAAAATGTAGCTCACAAGGCTGCCAAATCCAATATAAATTGGTCTTTCGCCAGCCTCTATCCATTCCACAAGAGAATTTGGCGGTTGATAGTTTGAAGCAAGGTCAAGGAAACAAAATCCAACCACATCAATTTTAGATCCCCAATCTGAAACAATGAGAATAGGGTAACCAGTAAGAGTGGGATCACCAAGTACTGGTTGTACGTGAAATCCCAAAGAACAGGAAATGAAACAGAAAGAATTTTTAACTCATCCtgtgaaagagagaaaagaagaactGGATATCAAACACTTGGGCATAACAATTAAAATGGGCACgaataaaaaagttgacacTACGTAGTTAACCACAATGTGTTAATAGAGCAATAATTTCCAATTTAAGTTCATTGTCAGAAgttccttccaaaatttgagtAGTCTACCAGTGTGTTGAGCACATATCAAGCTTGTTGGAGAAAAAGTTTAGCATATTGCTTAACATAACCTAACGTCGTCTATTTTAAAACCAGTAAACTAAGCAAACTGCCCATAATCAAAGATggtgaaatagaaaaagtcCAAGCAACCTTCCAatctaaaactaaatacattttgaaaaactgaAATTTTATGGCCCATTTGGTAATCATTTCGTTTTTTGCTCTGGGTTTATGAAGTGAAGCCTATTTTCTGTCGACCTCTTGAAATGATTTGCATATTTATTAAGTACAATGATCGAAGTCGTCGTAAAATTCCTaaatcaaaatcaagtttttaaaaactattttttagttttcaaattttggtttgtttttaaaaccattGGCCAAGTAGATgacaaaggaagaaatttaGTGGTAGAATAGAAGGAGTCCGtagattcaattttcaaaaacaaaaacaaaatggttaccaaacaGGCCTTAATGTTCAAAATCCTCTAACAGACAGACATagaaaacttataattaatgatattagCCATGAAAATACCTAACAATATGCATAAACAGAAGATGATTATAATAAACAGACTTTGGTAAAACAAATGCAAGGAAGACTGGATCGACCATGTGAATTAAATCCTGTAACATGAAAATGCCACTTAAATATGGAGAATATAGCAAGAATAATATAGATACatgcatataatatatatttttcttcttattttacCTGTGGTTTATGGAGTTAGTGATGTAGTAGTTATAACTAATTGTTAGTTATCAATTAGTTAGTTTAATCTTTGTTTAAGTTCTTGATGTTTAACCAACCTCTAGTtggttattttgttgtttgttagTTTTACTTTCTGTCAAAGGTTTGTTACAACCAACTTCCCTCATGTACAAATAGTCTCTAGACCTTCTTTAcagaattaataaaaaagaaaaagaaattttagtaTTCTTGAGTGTTAGTTTTAcatcaattggtatcagagcgaaGATCCATTGCAGATTCTTTCTCAGATCAATTTATTTCATGGACACAGAACCTTCCTCTTCATCAAAAGCTATGGAAACCAAACTAATTAGTGTAGAGAAATTTGTAGGAGAATTAGGAGAAATCCGTTTGATGTTAGGAGAAATTTTACAGAAACTAACCATCACTTCTGAAACCCACAAAGAGCTTGCTAAAATAGCTCCAAATAACAGAAATCAAATCCAAGAAAGGCAACATTTAGGCAATGACATGGCTGCCAACATCAATTTTCCTCTAAATGAAGGTAGAAAACTTGCAAGAAACTTAGGAAACCACAAGATTGCCGAAGATCCTTATCAAGAATTACAAATGAACATAGAACACAATCCAAGAACCCTATATCAAGCAAGATTCTGACCTCAAGAACACCACCGGGGTGGTTTTTCAATGCTGGAGTTCAACTCTTCAAGTGAGGGTGACAATTATTACTATCCTGCCCAAAGTCGAAGGGGTTTAAATAAAAGGAGACACGACCCTCAACCTGAAAACACAGAATACAAAATGAAGATGGACTTACCCGAGTTTTGATGGTCAGATGGATAAAGAACTTCTAGATTGGGATTCAAAggtagaattttttttttaatatgccAATATTTCGGATGATAAGAAGGCAAAGAAGTGGccttcaaatttcaaagagGTGCTTCAGCTTGGTGGGACCAATTAGAGACCAATCGTCGATACTATGGCTACTCCCATACGATCTTGGCCAAAACTTCtgaaattaatgaagaaaCAATTCCTTCCCATCAACTATCAACAGCGGCTCTATAATCATTACCAACTTTGTAAACAAGGGGATCGTTCCATCCTTGGTTATACAGAAGAATTCCATCGCTTAGGGGCTCTAAACAACTTGCCAGAATCCAAACAGCAACTAGTTTCAAGATTTGTGCTAGTGCTTCGAGATGAGATTAAAGAAGGGGTCATGTTACACCCTGTAGCCTACCTTTCTGATGCAATCTCTTTAGCAACTACAATCAAAGAAGCTACTGCCCCAAAAAATGTCAACCTAACAAAGAAGACAGCCTTGGGATTGTCAACCACAACCTTTTCGAAAGAACTCCACGGATACCTCCCTTGCAAGCAGTGGCGGATCCAGAAAATTTATTGAGAGGGGGCTTCGAGTTGTaacttagagaaaaaataaaaatctagaAAAGAAACTATACAAGACTTGAACTCTGGTTGGAAGGGGACTGACAAGCATAGTTATCACTAAATTGTCTATAAATATTAAGCTataattggttttgtttatacatattatataaagacaataaagttGACGGGGGGCTCGCCCCCCCGGGTCTATACTAAATCTGCCGGTGCTTGCAAGTCCATCAAACTACTCCTGACCTTCATCAATCAAAGACAGTCAATGGTACCAAAACACCAATCATTCCTAAAACTAATGACAGTCCCAATCAAGAGAACTACTAACGCATATCAAAGGACGATGATTGGCAAATGCTACCGTTGTGGACATGAAAGATACCTTTCCAATGAATGCCCTCAATGAAAAACCATTGTTCTTCAAGAAACTAATGTTGAGGATGAATCTGATGACAACCCTTATCAAGATGAACCTGACTTTTTGGAACCAGATGATGTTGACCAGCTTTCTTGTGTACTTCAACGTGTTCTTATCACCCCAAAGACTGAAACTCATTTTCAAAGATATTCCCTTTTCTGCATTAAGTGCACAATCAATGGGAAAGTTTGTTAAGTGGTTATTGACAGTGGCAGCATGGAAAACATTGTTTCCAAGAAATTGATAAATGCCCTCAAACTCACAGCCGACGCACACTCCAACCCTTATAAAGTCAATTGGATAACAAAGAAAGGAGAAACTACCGTTAAAGAAATTTGCACCGTTCCTCTCTCCATTGGCAATCTCTATCAAGAACTTGCTTGTGATGTCCTAGAAATGGATGTTTGTCACTTACTTCTCGGCTGCCCTTGGCAATATGACCACAATGTTATGAATTTACTTGGATGGGCAAAAAAGTTGTTCTTCTTCCCCTTGGCACGTCCATTACTACACAAAAGGTACACGTTTCCCTCCTAAACCACATTTTCTGTTATGTCAAGATAAAGATTTCTTTCTTCCTAAACCTCTTTACATTGTAGCCTTTGTTaccaaagaaaatttttcCACCTGACATCTCAACCAAGATCTACACCATTAAGTTTcccaaattttacaaaatttcccATCCCTTTTAGATGAATCTATTGCCTTACCTCCACTTCGAAACATCCAACATCAAATGGACCTTATCTCACGTAGTACTTTACCAAACCTACCCCACTACAGAATGAACCCTAATGAATACAAAGCTCTCCATAAAGAAATCCACAACCTTTTAGACAAAGGCCACGTACAACCTAGCCTTAGTCCTTGTGCAGTCCCAGTTTACTTGCACCCTAAAAAGATGGTTCTTGGAGACTGTGTGGACAGCCGAGCCATCAATAAATTACCATTAAATATTGTTTCCCAACTCCTAGTCTACTGGACCTTTTAGACCAGTTAGGGAAAGCCtcaatattttccaaaatagaTTTTAGAAGTGACTATCACTAAATTTGAATTCGGCCTGGGGACGAATGGAAAACAGCCTTTAAACCAATGAGGGCCCTTTCAAATGGTTAGTAAGGCCACTTTGGTTTATCCAACGCCCCTAGTACCTTCATCATGTGCCTCATGAACCAAATATCATTaccttttgttgttgtttactTCGACGATATTCTTGTCTATAGCCAAAACCATGAGTCTCATGTTGAACACTTGATCACTATAATTACCACTTTACAAGAAAACGCCTTGTATATCAACATCAAAAAATGCTCCTTTTTCCAACACCAATTATACTTCCTAGGCTTGATCATAAGCTCTAAAGGCATTAGTGTAGATCCTCACAAAATAGAAGCCATAGTTGACTGGCCACAACCTAAATCTCTAAAAGAAATCTAAAGCTTTTTAAGTTTAGCTTCCTTTTATAGAAAATTCATTCGTGACTTTAGTACCATTGCTACCCCACTAACATCTTGtctaaaatctaaacaatcctTCTCTTGGGGAGATGCTCAAACGACAAGTTTTAAccaattaaaaacatttttaagcTCTACCTCTGTTTTAGGAATTCCAGATTTCCAACAACCCTTGGAAGTTACTGTAGATGCCTCAAGAATTGGTATTGGGGCTGTTCTCAGCCAAGATAAACATCCTATTGAATATTTTGGTGAAAAACTAAGTCCATCTAAGCCGAAATGGTCCACTTACGAACAAGAATTGTATTCCCTAGTTtgtgtattaaaataatgggAACACTATCTCCTTGgaaaagaatttattttacttaccgatcatttttctttaaagtttCTCCAATCTCAAAAGACCATTAGTCATATGCATGCTCAATGGCTTCAATTCCTACAACGTTTTGATTTCGTCATCAAGCACACCCTAGatattgttaataaagtgGCAAATGCTTTAAGCTGAAAAGGTACTCTTCTACCTTTACTTAAAGATAAAATCATTGGTTTTTCTCATATTAAAGACCTACATCCAGCAGATATCGACTTTAAAGATATTTGGTCTAAATGTATCAACCATCTCCGGGCTaatgattttcatattttttatggttaacttttcaaaaataactcCTTATGCATCGCACACACTTCCCTTCGAGAATCCCTTCTAAAAGAAGCTTATAGTAGTGGTTTGTCCGGCCACTCTGGTAGAGACAAAACCTTCACCCTATTCactcaaaaattattttggcCACAActaaagaaagatattgctaattttgttaaaagatgCTTCATATATGCCAAAGCTCTAATGGATCTAGTTCAAACCTGGGCCTTTATTGTCCACTACCTATTCCCCCTAACATTTGGAAAGACCTCTTTATGGATTTTGTTCTTGGCGTACCTAGAACCCAATGTGGTTATGATCCTATTTTGGTAGTCGTTGATCGATTTAGGAAAATGGTGCACTTTTTAGCTTGTAAAAAGACTAATGATGCTTTGAATGTtgctaatcttttttttaggGAAATTGTTCGCTTACACAAGATACCTAAGAGCATTGTTTCGGATCGGGATGTCAAATTCATGAGCTACTTTTGGTGCTCCCTATGGAAAAGATTCAGCACTAGCCTCCTATTTAGCTCTACTAGCCACCCCCAAACAGACGGCCAAATTGAAGTGACCAACCGAACACTTGGCAACATCCTTCACTACCTAGGTGGAGACAAACCCCACCAAGGAGATCTCAACCTTGCTCAAGCAGAATTTTCCTTCAACAACATGACCAACCAATCCACATACAAATCCCCTTTTGAAATTGTCCAGTCACTCGCCGCACTCTTGATGTTGCACACTTGCCTGTTCCTTTTGATCTTAGTGCTGAAGCAACTCTCATGGCTAACCGAATCAAAAAAATCCATGAAGAAGTCCGCCAACCCTTAGAAGCTTCCATGCTTCCTACAAACTTAAAGCGGACATACATTGTAGACAAACCACTTTTGAAGTCAGAGAACTTGTAACGATCCATCTAAAAAAGCAACGCTTGCCTTCTGGACAACATTCAAAACTAACTAACAAAAAACTTGGCCCTTTTCCTATTTTAGCCAAGTTGGGACCGAATGCCTACCAGATAGATCTTCCTCCAACTATGAAGATTAGTTCCACCTTCAACGTTGCTGACAACTATCCCTATCTCCCAACAAATGAGTTTCAACTTTCCTATTCAAACTCAGGGTCGAGTTTGTTTCTATTGGTTGGGTGAAGTTGATGTTGGAGTTATAACTGTTAGTTATCAATCAGTTGGTTTAATCTTTGTTTAAGTTCTTGATTTTTAAGCAACCTCTAGTTGGTTATTTGGTTGTTAGTTAGTTTTACTTTCTGTTAAAGGTTTGTCACAACCAACTTCCCTCGTGTATGAATAGGTCTCTAGATCTTCTTTAcagaattaataaaaatgataaagaaattTCAGTATTCTTGAGTGTTAGTTTTACATCAGTTAGGGTGGGGGGCATAGTAGTAGTAATATGTTTTTTGTATTACGCTATACCCATCATGAATACCAAAAGCAGAATAAAGTATCACCTTTTGGCTTTGGAATAAGGTGGGGACTCCATATATACCCATAAGGCACCTCCGGCAGACTGCTGTAGTGCCCACTGAGATATGATATTCGTCTCAGTttcagcttcttcttcctgAAGCTATTTATAATGTCACGAATTCCAAGCCAAATTAAAGTATCGACTATGTTATATGATAACTGCCAAAAgaccaaatatttacatgtattaaaaaaatagcccCGGAAGTGAGATGAGAACCATCATTACTACTTACCCTATATCCCATTTGATGCTTCACATGGGCTAGAGGATGAGGAAAATCACTAGTGGGCCTGAACAAAAAGTAGATAGTTACTGAATAATCCAATAGAACATACATTATTTCCAAATtacttatattaattaaaggctaaattataaaaaatgccCCTCTACTTTGTGTAAAAAATATCCCTAAACTttctaaagtttcaaaaatgcccttaaacttttgaaaatggtttaaaaataCCTTACTGTTAGTTTTAGATGGAAACCATTAAAGTTTTGTCTCAAAAATACCCAtgaactattgaaaagtttcgtaaatacccttaaactttttacatcaattcaatttttacattaattgaatttttacaATCAAACTTCTTAGCacccaaaataaaaaccaaaattttaaagttaaaccatagtttaaatttacttcGATACATCGATGTTTCTGTCGATATTTTCACATCTCCACTTTTTCGATATTGATAGAAGAAGTGAAtctatattttcattacatCGTAGAAAAATccacaaatcacaaaaaataaacattaaaatgataataatataaatgtaatataaataatagacatgtttgcttatttgaaaataataaaatatttattcactactttaaatttaatttttgaactttttttgtttttataatttttccaGAAATATCCATCaacattgatattttaaacctCGTTTAACACATAAAATTCCACTAAATctcacaaaatttcaaaataaaatctctTAAAAACATACTAAACAATaattagtcaaataaaaaaaatctcacacTATTATGGTGTGTTAGTAgtaaaatgcattttttaaatttaataattaattgtattttaattacaacaaCAATTATTGAGATTAGTTGTGTTCGTAATTTGTCATTAtgtttaacttaaaattttggttggtgAGAAAGTTGGtataaaatttggataaatgagtatttttttttaggcTCAAGagtatttatgaaacttttcaataatCCAGGGGTACTTTGGAAACAAagtgttgattttatggaataaatctatatattcattcattatttagtagagatacaagcctatatataaccatagagaaatacacttaaggaaataatatcaaataatatctccagaataatatctcctaagaataatctaattatattaatacaaaGTTTAATGGCTTCCATCCTCTTGAAACTTTAGAGATATATTTGACATAAACTACACAGTTCAGGGGCATTTTCtgtaatttaatcttaattaaatataaatcacAACTTTGTTCTTTAGAATAGAATAGATGTAATCATGCACATGCAAAACATACGCACTCCCTCAATGTTGATTTTAAAGGGGTGGGTAGAAGGATGCCAAAATGATGGCACTAAAATTCTGTTTTTGGTGTTAATCCTCCTCGAGAATGTGCATAAGCCAATAGGTTATggtaaattcaattatatcaacacttaaaacaaaattcaattatatcaaCACCAAACACTTTTTCATCACTTGTTTGTCTCAAAATTTTTAGAAGACTCAACAAATGGAAGCATTACTAATTGGGTAGGAAATGGGCTACAAAACTCcatcactaaaaaaaaaggtaagttCTCTCTACCCTCACTCCTCCCTCCTCCCTCCTCCCTCCTCCCTCCTATATCCTCCATCCTCTCTCCTATATCCTCCATCCTCTCTCTTCTATCCTCTTTCCTTCCGACCTCTAGCGATTTCATCCAAATATGGAGGTAGTCAGCTTCAAAGTCCTTGAGTCTCATTATTGTACTTGGAAAGAGAAACCAAATTCACATTGAAGATGTGGAAGCTCGCAGATCTTTTCAGTCTCCGGATTTCATCTAGAATGGTTGTTGACGGCGGTCTCAGAATTATTAAGATGGCCAGAGGGCAAGTTCTTTAAAAAGTTAGGTGAAGTGGACAGAGATAGATTGAAAGTTTCGAAATTTAAATCAGAGACTGGTTGGGTGTTAAGTTGTGACTTTTGGCCTTCATCAGGAGGGCATTCTAATATAAAGGTGTGCTTAAGGTAAAACAAACAGGGATGAAGTTCCTTTCTAATATGCTGGATAATTTATGTTCTAGGGAGGAATATGTCCAATGGTTTTCTAGAAATCACGTGAAACACATTCCTACTGTAATCTAGAGTTCAGAGAAGTATATTTCTTATACATATtgagtcaaagcaatgttacatatttatatagagaataaactaaactctagagactatgtaaaattacaataaaggacatttgagata
This genomic interval carries:
- the LOC101212072 gene encoding sterol 3-beta-glucosyltransferase UGT80A2 isoform X3; the encoded protein is MHCIIYCQIFLMKKFLQGRRWLKRVATVKHDGTVQMEVLEGIQPENLHFETGVDDEAVDDEPLDTANVPFIPPLQIVMLIVGTRGDVQPFVSIGKRLQEHGHRVRLATHANFKDFVLSTGLEFFPLGGDAKVLADYMVKNKGFLPSGPSEIHAQRNHLKDIIFSLLPACQDDDPESKIPFKADAIIANPPAYGHTQVAEALKLPLHVFFTMPWTPTSDFPHPLAHVKHQMGYRLSYNIVDTLIWLGIRDIINSFRKKKLKLRRISYLSGHYSSLPEVPYGYIWSPHLIPKPKDWGSKIDVVGFCFLDLASNYQPPNSLVEWIEAGERPIYIGFGSLPVEQPQEMTQIIVEALEITGRRGIINKGWGGLGSLAEPKDFVYVLDNCPHDWLFPRCMAVVHHGGAGTTAAGLKAACPTTIVPIFGDQQFWGERVHARGLGPPPIPIAEFSLEKLIDAINFMLDPKVKERTLEVSKAIESEDGVGGAVNAFHKHFHRNRTLAKPEAPKRGFSVRRLLHIS
- the LOC101212072 gene encoding sterol 3-beta-glucosyltransferase UGT80A2 isoform X4, which gives rise to MAMTTATAIGLSLLLLRWLKRVATVKHDGTVQMEVLEGIQPENLHFETGVDDEAVDDEPLDTANVPFIPPLQIVMLIVGTRGDVQPFVSIGKRLQEHGHRVRLATHANFKDFVLSTGLEFFPLGGDAKVLADYMVKNKGFLPSGPSEIHAQRNHLKDIIFSLLPACQDDDPESKIPFKADAIIANPPAYGHTQVAEALKLPLHVFFTMPWTPTSDFPHPLAHVKHQMGYRLSYNIVDTLIWLGIRDIINSFRKKKLKLRRISYLSGHYSSLPEVPYGYIWSPHLIPKPKDWGSKIDVVGFCFLDLASNYQPPNSLVEWIEAGERPIYIGFGSLPVEQPQEMTQIIVEALEITGRRGIINKGWGGLGSLAEPKDFVYVLDNCPHDWLFPRCMAVVHHGGAGTTAAGLKAACPTTIVPIFGDQQFWGERVHARGLGPPPIPIAEFSLEKLIDAINFMLDPKVKERTLEVSKAIESEDGVGGAVNAFHKHFHRNRTLAKPEAPKRGFSVRRLLHIS
- the LOC101212072 gene encoding sterol 3-beta-glucosyltransferase UGT80A2 isoform X1 yields the protein MAHLEIHHSPHSSSGRSSDFSVSMDSDGDDDSDGDRVVPSSGNTDRNSSGDSTQDGSSVGRELVSCSTKPTKLRKSRQSHALHHLLPNIFDEKVSSRKKLRWLKRVATVKHDGTVQMEVLEGIQPENLHFETGVDDEAVDDEPLDTANVPFIPPLQIVMLIVGTRGDVQPFVSIGKRLQEHGHRVRLATHANFKDFVLSTGLEFFPLGGDAKVLADYMVKNKGFLPSGPSEIHAQRNHLKDIIFSLLPACQDDDPESKIPFKADAIIANPPAYGHTQVAEALKLPLHVFFTMPWTPTSDFPHPLAHVKHQMGYRLSYNIVDTLIWLGIRDIINSFRKKKLKLRRISYLSGHYSSLPEVPYGYIWSPHLIPKPKDWGSKIDVVGFCFLDLASNYQPPNSLVEWIEAGERPIYIGFGSLPVEQPQEMTQIIVEALEITGRRGIINKGWGGLGSLAEPKDFVYVLDNCPHDWLFPRCMAVVHHGGAGTTAAGLKAACPTTIVPIFGDQQFWGERVHARGLGPPPIPIAEFSLEKLIDAINFMLDPKVKERTLEVSKAIESEDGVGGAVNAFHKHFHRNRTLAKPEAPKRGFSVRRLLHIS
- the LOC101212072 gene encoding sterol 3-beta-glucosyltransferase UGT80A2 isoform X2, which produces MAMTTATAIGNSSGDSTQDGSSVGRELVSCSTKPTKLRKSRQSHALHHLLPNIFDEKVSSRKKLRWLKRVATVKHDGTVQMEVLEGIQPENLHFETGVDDEAVDDEPLDTANVPFIPPLQIVMLIVGTRGDVQPFVSIGKRLQEHGHRVRLATHANFKDFVLSTGLEFFPLGGDAKVLADYMVKNKGFLPSGPSEIHAQRNHLKDIIFSLLPACQDDDPESKIPFKADAIIANPPAYGHTQVAEALKLPLHVFFTMPWTPTSDFPHPLAHVKHQMGYRLSYNIVDTLIWLGIRDIINSFRKKKLKLRRISYLSGHYSSLPEVPYGYIWSPHLIPKPKDWGSKIDVVGFCFLDLASNYQPPNSLVEWIEAGERPIYIGFGSLPVEQPQEMTQIIVEALEITGRRGIINKGWGGLGSLAEPKDFVYVLDNCPHDWLFPRCMAVVHHGGAGTTAAGLKAACPTTIVPIFGDQQFWGERVHARGLGPPPIPIAEFSLEKLIDAINFMLDPKVKERTLEVSKAIESEDGVGGAVNAFHKHFHRNRTLAKPEAPKRGFSVRRLLHIS